CGGTTTCATTCAACGGACTTCCAGCCATTGTCAAATAGACTTGTGCATATAAGGCATTAACAGCTTCCATCGACACTCTACCGGAAGATGGTGTATAAGAAATAGGAGACGAAGAGGCAGCTTCCAAATCTGGTAAAATTGCCTGTTCGTATATCTCTTTTATAGATGTAGGAATCAGCATACCATCTGCCGGTGCATCTGTTGGAGTCAATTTCAAAGGAACATCACCAAATATACGCACTAGATGAAAATAATAGTAAGCACGTAAGAAATGGGCTTCTCCCAGCATTTGGTCGATAGCATTGCTTTCCGGAAGTTGAGGAACTGCTGCCAAAAACATATTGCAAGCCTCAATTCCGTAATAACAAGACTGCCACCAATAATCCACATAATTACGATCCCAATAATTCAGCTTTTCCAAATCTGGATTAATCAACGATTGTTGTCCAGCCGTATAATAGCAATAACCAGTCGGATATTCCAGCATAAAAGCAGGAGCCTCACCGTATCCGGCATAGGTAAAACGTGTACCTAACCTGGAATATAAACCATTAACAGCCACTTGAGCCTCTTCCTCATTCTGATAATATTGATCCAATGTTTGAGTAGACTTAGGAGGTGTATCCAAAAAGTCATTACAAGAACCCAATAAAGCCGCACTCAAAACTAGAAACGAAGATATAACTATATTTTTCATGATTGTTCAATTATTAAAAAGTAACATTCAAACCGAAATTAAAATTCATTGTCTTAGGATAAGAAAAGAATTCAACTCCTTGTCCTGACATATTCGCAGTTTCAGGATCATAACCGGAATAACCGGTAATCAACAAAAAGTTTTCCAAATTTGCATATACCCGAAGGTTTCTAGCCCCCAATTTATTGGCAAAAGAAGCAGGAACTGTATAACCGACCATTAAATTCTTAAAACGAATGTAAGAAGCATCTTCAATCAGGTCGTCGTCAATCTGCAATTCCTGAGCATTTCCACCGATGGTAGTACGTGGACGTTCTATCATCGTATTTTGATTATCCGGTGTCCAATAATTCAAGATACTCGCATAACTGTTCGCATACCAACCTCTTTGTTCACATACCATACGGGCCAAATTGATTGCCTTATTTCCACTTTTACCTTGAATATCCAAGGTCAAATCAAAATTTTTATACGAGAACGTATTACTAAGACTCATTTCAAAATCCGGATACAGATTTCCTAAAGTAAATCCATCATTCTCATAATCGATCTTTCCGTCATTATTCCGATCTATATACTTCTTATCGCCCGGTTTTTTCCCATAACGAGCTGCCTCTTCTGCCTCATTGGTACCCCATGTTCCAGAACCGTCACGCTTCAAACCATAAACTGTACGCAATGCCTCACCTTCACGAATCAGATTATAATTGATACCGATAAAGCCACCATCCCAAATATCGGAATGGTCATCCGTCAATTTGACTACCTTATTTCGGTTCATACTAAACAACAACGTTGAATACCAATTGAAGTCTTTCCCTTTAATATTATGAGTATTCAATGTAAATTCAAAACCGCGATTTCTGATTTGTCCAATATTAGCCATAACCGAACCATAACCGGTTATATAAGAAACAGGTTTGCCCAGCAACAAATCCTTTGTATCTCTCCAATACCAATCCAATTCAGCCATAATACGGTTATCCAGGAAACCTACATCTACCCCGAAATCATACTGTGTGGTAGTTTCCCATTTCAAATCGGCATTCGGCATTCCTGATTGTACCATACCCTTGCTTATCTCTTTATCTCCAAAAACAACATTGGTATTAGCGATTGTGGCTAATGTAGAATAAGCGCCAATTCCGGCATTACCGGTCTGTCCTATACTTGCACGCAATTTCAAATTAGAGATTGCATTCACATTTTGTAAAAAATCTTCATTTTTTACCACCCACGCCAACGCCATAGACGGGAAGAATGCATAACGATTATTTTTACCAAAAACAGAAGACCCGTCATAACGTCCAGTAGCAGTCAACAAGTACTTACTATCAAATGAATAATTTCCTCTTACATAATAAGAATTCATTCTCCACTCGGTAAAGCTGGAACTCGGTATACCCGCTTTCTCTGCCACTCCCAAATTATTCCATTTGTAGAAATCTGTAACAAAGCCGGTACCGGAACCACCTAAATATTCAGAATAGGCACCATTCCAGGAAGCACCACCCATCAAATTTAATTTATGTTTTCCCCACTGTTTATCCCATGTCAAGAAATTTTCCGACTGCCAATACACATAATGAGTCATTCCAATACTGGCATTTGCTCCGGAAGAGGAAAATTCAATCAAATCCTTCCCTGAATAAAAACGGTCTCTCGCCATTTTGACTTCGGCAGCAACTGTCGACTTAAGAGTCAAACCATCAATAATTTTGATGGAAAGATCTGCATTCCCTAATAAATGTGAGTTGGTATGACGACGATCTATCTCTTTAGCAACTTGTATCGGACCATCTGAACTTGCCCAAAACGGATTCAGATTATCATAATCCAGCACACGTTTACCGGCTGCATTCAAAGCATAGTCTCCATTTTCTTTTTTTGCCGCAGGGAATAAAAAGTCACCAAAGTTTCCATAACTACCATCTGCATAATAATCAGGAACAACTGGGAACATCTCGATCATAGAACGATTCGGAGTTACGCCGCCCACAGCATAGTTATCGATCTGATTCTCTTCTGAATAATTATAATTCAATGAAGTCGACAATGATATATGATCATTTATCTTCGTATCATTCGTCAATTTTGCATTGAAACGAGTATAAAAGTTTTCCAACATAATACCCTGCTCATTCTGATATCCCAGAGACACTGTCGTACGAGATTTCTCAGAACCCGTATTTAATGTCACATGATGACGATGCGAAAAAGCAGTACGTGTAGCAGCATCCTGCCAATCTGTATCATAAAGCGGGTTCCCATTTGTATCAAATAAATTGGGGTTCACCTTATGCCAATCAACCGGTTCGAAACCATCATTCTCAAAAGATTTATTCAATAAAGACATAAACTCTGAAGAGTTCAACAAATCCAGTTTATTCGCCATATGGGCAACCCCCAGATTCATATTATAAGATACAGTCGTACCGCTACTAAACTTACCACGCTTCGTCGTCACAAGGATTACCCCAGCTGCACCACGGGCACCATAGATAGCAATGGAAGAAGCATCTTTTAAAACGTTCATCGACTCTATATCATTCGGGTTTATCAAAGAAATATCTGCCCCCACAACTCCATCGATAACATACAAGGGATCTATTGACGCTTTAATAGATCCTATACCTCTGACAACCACAGATAAATATCCACCCGGACGACTGGAATTGTTATTAACAACCACACCCGCAATCTTTCCACTCAAAGCATCTATAGGATTTACAACTTGCCGCTCAGCTATCTTTTCAGAAGACACATTCCCAACTGAACCGGTTAAATCAGACTTTCTGGCAACACCATATCCAATAACAACAACCTCATCCAAGGCTTCCGCATCTTCCTTTAAGGTGATTTTCAAATTATCACTAGCCTTAATTTCAATCGTTTTGTAACCTATATACGAAATAACTAATGTCGCATTAGGACTAACATCCAAATTAAATTTACCATCCATATCAGTTATGGTTCCTGAAGTGGTACCTTTCACTCCGATATTAACACCAATCAGAGGCTGTCCGCTTTCATCAAGAACAGAACCTCTGATCTGCTTCTTGTTCTGATGAACAACCATGCTACTATTTTCAGCATGTGTACCTTCCAGACAGAAAGGCGACAAAGTAGCTATCAGCATAGCCACACTCATAATTCTTCTTATCATAATTATAGAATTTAAGGAGGTTGCCCCACTTTTGAGGCAACCTGTGTTGTTAAAATTTATACTTTTACCACTCTATATTCAAAGCCATAATTCCTTTAGCAGGAACAGTTATCTGATTTTCTTTATTGGGCAATTTGACCTTTTTACCATTTTCATAGTAATAAATAGATTTAGGCTGTCTTATAGCCCATTGCAAAACAACTTGTTCTTCTTTGTCAGAAAGAGACAACAAACGAATCGTATTGGACTTTCCTTTATTGATTACCTGATAATTAGACAATACAATTTTATCACTACCGTTAATAGAGAAAGCATTTTTAGACCTAAATTCTTTTTGAGTCTGCACAGCAATCAACGGACGATATTGTTCCATCGCAAACCGATTCGAACGAACTACATCATACGCACCGATATGAGGTAAAACACGATATTTATAGCTGATCTTACCATCCTGGCTTAAACGGAAATTCGTATGCCAATGATTATTTAAAGCCCATGAATAAATTACTGAACCGGGTTGGATTTCCCGGATCCATTTCGGAGAACCATCAGCTCCACCAATAATGTTAGCCGTGATGTCTCCGCTTTCAAATGCACATGCATTCATTGAACACCAAGTTATACCTTTATTCTCATTGGATATGTTCAGCCAACGCTGCAAAGTAATCCAGTTTCGGTTTCCAGCCTTCAGCTGGTCTTTTTCCAACTCCATAACTCCCCAAGGAATATTGACTCTGACCTTGCTTTGAGGAACATCAAACGCAAAACCGAAATGAATACCCTCTTTCTCTAAAACGGCCTGCTTGTCAACTACATTATTAAACTCAACACTTGCAGAACCTTTTGTCAGCCGGATCTCACGTGTCAGGCTATTACAACCTTTCGCTTTGGATGTAACAATCAATGAATTGACCAGCTTACCTCTTTCCCCGACGGAAACCTTTATCTCCGTATCTTTTAATGCGCGAGCAGAAGTATTACCTCCTTCCAAATACCGAAAACTATTCAGGGCCGAAAGAGCCTGCGAATCAACAAATTCTTCTCCTTTATATACCAGGTTAATCACGTCTCCTGTTATGGGATCGACAATAACTTTTACAATGCCATTATCCAATGTTGTACCAGACGATTCTGATAAACGATTAGAGTGCGATTCTTTTTTCAATTTGAATGTTTTATTACCCAAGGCCGGAACTTCCTCTGCCATGAATACCAATTCTCCAGTAGATAGCTTTTGAGATACAACATACTTACCATTCGCATCCTGCAACGACTGAAAAGAGTTTGCAATCTCTTTTGATAATGTAACCAATCCGCTTTGTGTCCATGTATTGGTATTGAATACGGTAACAATATCCGAACTTTTATCTTCTATATTATTATAAGCCATCTCCATTACCTGATCGGTCAACTCTTTTGCTTTATCGAAATAACCCAATTTGGTAGCCAAGATATTATCACTGATCGGCTGTTGAGCCGGTGCCATATACGCCCAGGTATGTTCCGTGCTTAAAATAATATTGCGCCATGCTTCCTGAATTAAATTAGTAGGTTCTTCTTTACCTGGTTGTAACATGCTCCATAAAATTTCGGCCTGTACCAACTTGTCTTTTACCTCACGACTTTCTCCTGTCTTTTCCGCACTAGTACCCAGACCGTCCGTCCAGTATTCCGTGTAATCCCCCTGTAAAGTAGGCAATTGGTCTGCATACTTTTCAAAAGCTTGCATCATTTCCGTTGCCGTACAGATTTTCACATGTGGAAAAGCATATTCTTCATTCCAGCTTTTGACGGCATCGGGAAGATCCACATCGATAGGCGTGTTATCGGCCATACACCAAGTCATCGGGAAAACATCATACGGATAATCTTTATCTTTCTCTAGCTTAGGCAACATATCTGCCAAATAAGAATCGATGAAGTTTTCTCTTGGATTATCTGTCTTAACAACAGGAATCAGTTTAGACCGATCGGTTTGCCCTGCCAGTTTAGGCCAGAAATATTTACCCTTAGCCAAAGCACCTGGAGTATAAGCACCTGGTTGTAAGAATAATACTTTCGACTTTCCATCCGGACCTATCCACCAGAAAGGTTTGAAATTCATTTCCGGAGAAAGCCCTGTCCGGTCATAACCGTTAAATAGAGATAAGCAATAGGAAATACCCAATTGATTAGCTGCAGAGACAACTCCCCAGGATACACCGGGTATATCCACCTGAACCATTGTTTTTACCTCTTTACCCGTCTCTTTCTCCATTTTTTTACCGAAAGAGAAGAGTTGCAACAATTCCTCATCACTGCTGGCACTTGTATTTGTACTGACATAACCGGCATCGACAGATATATAGCCTTTCTTTATTGCCTCAATCAGCTTCTTTTTCTTTTCCGGTGATTCGCTATTCAGGTAACGTTCGATCGGCCAGGTGACTTCCGGATTCCAACGGAAACGGGCATCTTCCGGATAATTAGCCGTCTTTTCAGCTAAATCCATCGCTACATCCAGATTTCGTTTATGAATGAACTCCACATTTTCCTGCGTATTTGTATAGCCTATGTCTACATGAGAATGAGGATAAATATAAACAGTCCAATGTCTCATTGCCGGAACGACTACTTCTCGGGATACTTTTTCCCCTTCGATTTGCAAACTGGCAATAATCGTATCGGTTTTCGCCAAACCGATCTGAGGTAATAATAGAACCGGAATAGAATCAGGCCGGGATGCCCGTAACACAGTTGTTTCATTACCTTTCTTTGAGAATATTTCAACTTTTGCACCGGTTATATTCTTATTTCCCCGATAAGTCAAAACGATTTCACGACCAGCCTCTTTATCAGACCGGTATTTATAATGGTTACACACTCGAACATCCAGTAAATCCGGCTGAACAGTTCCTAACGCTGCTGTGCTCCATAAAAGCAACCCTGCAATAAATTGATGTTTCATGGTATTTAATCGGTTAAATTATTTATTATAACTAGAATCCATAAACCATCTGTGCCTAATTGATTTCAATTGGGCTTGTACTCTACCAGAGTACAAAATGATGTAATCTCCTAATACTTCTTGTGAAAATTCCTGACTGAATAAACATACTGTAATAGGAACACGATCTAGCTTTCCAACCAGCATCGTTGTTAAAAATTGTTCTTTTAAAGCCATAATGTATATAGTTTTACTATTTAACCGATTAAAACAATGCAAAGCAAGCAATATTCTTAACTATTATTATTATACTATCATACTATTTTCTTACACAATCTTACGATTACGTTTTTTTATCTCAGAATACAACTTTAATGATATTGTATTCTATCATCAAAAAAGAGCCATATCAAACTCTATATTGAGTAATGATATAACTCTTCTAAACTTGTTAATTATAATCTGTAAGAATATACCTATTGGTTTTAGTCACTCTTTTGTAAAAAAATTTTATTGTTTGGCTTCTTTTCCCATTTCGATCACAATCTTCCCTCCTTTCAATACCTCTTCCTGCGAAATCCGGAAACCATTTACCGGTTTACCGTTCAAGGTAACCGATTGAATATATTTATTCTCTTTGGATGCGCCGGGAGCTTCTATCACGAAAGTCTCGCCGCGGTTATATTTTCCATCCAGCCGGATCGTGATTTTGGGATAGCGCGGAGAAGCCAATTCATAGTACGGCTTTTCAGAACATCCGCCATCCATCTGGAACAAACCGAGAGCACTCATGACAAACCAACTACTCATCTGTCCCAGATCCTCATCCCCCGGATAAGCATCGTAAGGAGTGGTTCCGTAATACTGCTCCTGTATTGCCCGTACCCATTTCTGCGTCAGCCAGGGAGCACCTGCCCAGTTAAAGAGATAGGCAACTTCCATAGAAGTTTCATTTCCGTGGTTGATCGGGAAAGCGGAAAAGTTATCGCCTGCCGCATTAAAGTTGGCATGTGCCGACTGCTCCATCGCTTTATCCAAACGGCTTATAAAACGGTCTTTACCGACCATACCGATCAATTTATTCGGATTATGGGGTACGAACCAGGAATAATTGAAGGCATTTCCTTCGGTAAACCCGGGTGTATGATACGGATCGAAAGGCTCTACCCAATTGCCGTGTTCGTCCTTAGGACGTATAAAACCGGACTTCGGATCAAACAAATTAGACCAATTATTCGAACGTTCATCAAACAGTTTAAAGTCATCGGTCTTTCCCAACACTTTAGCCATCTGTCCCAAACACCAGTCGTCGTAAGCATACTCCATCGTATTGGAGACAGTTCCTTTCCCTGCGGGAATATACCCATATTTCATATAAGGAACCAGGTTCTCAACTCCGACAGTTCCACCACCTTCATACTTTTGAGGAGGTGTTGTCATCATCTTTTTCAGACCGTCATACGCTATATTCAAGTCAAAGTCACGTATACCGCTTTGCCAGGCTCCCAATATCTGGGAGATCGGATGCATGGCAACCATCACACCGGTATGTTCTATCCCGGCAGGATCCGTATTGAACCAACCGCTATTCTGATAAAGCTGAATGGCCGAACGTGCCCACTTGCTGGATATTTCCGGAGCCATCAGATTGAATAACTGTTGATTATTCCAGAATGTATTCCAATATTCACCGCTTACGATACAATCGTCCGTTTTCTCCAACTGCCTGATCCTTTCATCTTCATCCACAAAACGACCGTCGACATCGCTCCAGGTTGCTTTGGCTGCTAACGCGCGGTAAAGGTTGGTATAGAACTTCTTCTTTTGCAGATAATCGTCCGTTTCAATCGCTATTCTTCCCAGGTATTCATCCCAAACGGCACGGGCATTGTTCACTACTTTCTCAAAATCCCATCCGAAAGGATCAGCCAGTTCCTGCTTCAGGTTGTTGCGTGCCCCTGCCATATCTACCAGAGAAACACCGGAACGGACTAAGATTTCTTCGTTCTCTTTCGTCTTATAATTCAGGAATATACCGACATCGCCTTTGCCTTCTATCATGGTGATATTCTGCCTGATTTCCGCAGGGGTTTCAAACTCGTGATTCCTGTTCCATCCGGGGATATAACCGGTTACTGGCTGAACACCTTCATTCACCCATCCGCCCATCAAATCAAAAGGTTTGCTGAACTGGAGGACGAAATACAATGTATAACTCTGCTCCAATGTATATCCGGTAAAAGCATTATAGTAAGTAGCATAACCTTCTATTTCCGTATCGCTGACTTTCGTTACACGGGTATTGACCAGATTATGCGGATACTCGTTAGGAGTGAACATATCGATCAGGATACGCGCGTCTTCCCTGGCAGGGAAAATATATCGTTGTAAAGCTGCACGGCGGGTTGCCGTTATGTCCGCTTGTATCTTCGTATCCGTCATATACACGGAATATTTACCTATTTCTGCCTTTTCCGACGATTTGTCAATCCGCGAACGATAACCCTCATCCGGAAAATCTTCC
This is a stretch of genomic DNA from Parabacteroides chongii. It encodes these proteins:
- a CDS encoding GH92 family glycosyl hydrolase, which produces MKHLFLILFILLSPPGIYGGNKVLFEIGKQDNSAAEFALYPDNYKSFLANFGGEKSFYVGYSTPEKHWPYVLPGPLDGWAGGGYWAGFHPRHFPSIYFNLNKVAGKGECSLTFFFTGAHNSKPIKIRVEINGHRFEEELNGENVSEFLENKGTGKAKEIHIQFPSSWLTPGMNKIQLGTIKGTWAIFDCIRLETPVSVQLGKASSSLIRSVKAAPFEYQKENGERMLPVLVDMNQFDAPRELTFGVEGCAPVSRTIEVGESIQEILMPAAQAKGKQEKLLFTIRDGEDVIYKGEVIRSSQPLHSYSDDVDLLMGTGNSRWMFKPGPSLPLSMVQIAPDNQDEIWKAGYEYTIENIMGFNHFSDWTMTGFLMQPTCGELKVNPGREDFPDEGYRSRIDKSSEKAEIGKYSVYMTDTKIQADITATRRAALQRYIFPAREDARILIDMFTPNEYPHNLVNTRVTKVSDTEIEGYATYYNAFTGYTLEQSYTLYFVLQFSKPFDLMGGWVNEGVQPVTGYIPGWNRNHEFETPAEIRQNITMIEGKGDVGIFLNYKTKENEEILVRSGVSLVDMAGARNNLKQELADPFGWDFEKVVNNARAVWDEYLGRIAIETDDYLQKKKFYTNLYRALAAKATWSDVDGRFVDEDERIRQLEKTDDCIVSGEYWNTFWNNQQLFNLMAPEISSKWARSAIQLYQNSGWFNTDPAGIEHTGVMVAMHPISQILGAWQSGIRDFDLNIAYDGLKKMMTTPPQKYEGGGTVGVENLVPYMKYGYIPAGKGTVSNTMEYAYDDWCLGQMAKVLGKTDDFKLFDERSNNWSNLFDPKSGFIRPKDEHGNWVEPFDPYHTPGFTEGNAFNYSWFVPHNPNKLIGMVGKDRFISRLDKAMEQSAHANFNAAGDNFSAFPINHGNETSMEVAYLFNWAGAPWLTQKWVRAIQEQYYGTTPYDAYPGDEDLGQMSSWFVMSALGLFQMDGGCSEKPYYELASPRYPKITIRLDGKYNRGETFVIEAPGASKENKYIQSVTLNGKPVNGFRISQEEVLKGGKIVIEMGKEAKQ
- a CDS encoding SusC/RagA family TonB-linked outer membrane protein, giving the protein MIRRIMSVAMLIATLSPFCLEGTHAENSSMVVHQNKKQIRGSVLDESGQPLIGVNIGVKGTTSGTITDMDGKFNLDVSPNATLVISYIGYKTIEIKASDNLKITLKEDAEALDEVVVIGYGVARKSDLTGSVGNVSSEKIAERQVVNPIDALSGKIAGVVVNNNSSRPGGYLSVVVRGIGSIKASIDPLYVIDGVVGADISLINPNDIESMNVLKDASSIAIYGARGAAGVILVTTKRGKFSSGTTVSYNMNLGVAHMANKLDLLNSSEFMSLLNKSFENDGFEPVDWHKVNPNLFDTNGNPLYDTDWQDAATRTAFSHRHHVTLNTGSEKSRTTVSLGYQNEQGIMLENFYTRFNAKLTNDTKINDHISLSTSLNYNYSEENQIDNYAVGGVTPNRSMIEMFPVVPDYYADGSYGNFGDFLFPAAKKENGDYALNAAGKRVLDYDNLNPFWASSDGPIQVAKEIDRRHTNSHLLGNADLSIKIIDGLTLKSTVAAEVKMARDRFYSGKDLIEFSSSGANASIGMTHYVYWQSENFLTWDKQWGKHKLNLMGGASWNGAYSEYLGGSGTGFVTDFYKWNNLGVAEKAGIPSSSFTEWRMNSYYVRGNYSFDSKYLLTATGRYDGSSVFGKNNRYAFFPSMALAWVVKNEDFLQNVNAISNLKLRASIGQTGNAGIGAYSTLATIANTNVVFGDKEISKGMVQSGMPNADLKWETTTQYDFGVDVGFLDNRIMAELDWYWRDTKDLLLGKPVSYITGYGSVMANIGQIRNRGFEFTLNTHNIKGKDFNWYSTLLFSMNRNKVVKLTDDHSDIWDGGFIGINYNLIREGEALRTVYGLKRDGSGTWGTNEAEEAARYGKKPGDKKYIDRNNDGKIDYENDGFTLGNLYPDFEMSLSNTFSYKNFDLTLDIQGKSGNKAINLARMVCEQRGWYANSYASILNYWTPDNQNTMIERPRTTIGGNAQELQIDDDLIEDASYIRFKNLMVGYTVPASFANKLGARNLRVYANLENFLLITGYSGYDPETANMSGQGVEFFSYPKTMNFNFGLNVTF
- a CDS encoding glycoside hydrolase family 38 C-terminal domain-containing protein; this encodes MKHQFIAGLLLWSTAALGTVQPDLLDVRVCNHYKYRSDKEAGREIVLTYRGNKNITGAKVEIFSKKGNETTVLRASRPDSIPVLLLPQIGLAKTDTIIASLQIEGEKVSREVVVPAMRHWTVYIYPHSHVDIGYTNTQENVEFIHKRNLDVAMDLAEKTANYPEDARFRWNPEVTWPIERYLNSESPEKKKKLIEAIKKGYISVDAGYVSTNTSASSDEELLQLFSFGKKMEKETGKEVKTMVQVDIPGVSWGVVSAANQLGISYCLSLFNGYDRTGLSPEMNFKPFWWIGPDGKSKVLFLQPGAYTPGALAKGKYFWPKLAGQTDRSKLIPVVKTDNPRENFIDSYLADMLPKLEKDKDYPYDVFPMTWCMADNTPIDVDLPDAVKSWNEEYAFPHVKICTATEMMQAFEKYADQLPTLQGDYTEYWTDGLGTSAEKTGESREVKDKLVQAEILWSMLQPGKEEPTNLIQEAWRNIILSTEHTWAYMAPAQQPISDNILATKLGYFDKAKELTDQVMEMAYNNIEDKSSDIVTVFNTNTWTQSGLVTLSKEIANSFQSLQDANGKYVVSQKLSTGELVFMAEEVPALGNKTFKLKKESHSNRLSESSGTTLDNGIVKVIVDPITGDVINLVYKGEEFVDSQALSALNSFRYLEGGNTSARALKDTEIKVSVGERGKLVNSLIVTSKAKGCNSLTREIRLTKGSASVEFNNVVDKQAVLEKEGIHFGFAFDVPQSKVRVNIPWGVMELEKDQLKAGNRNWITLQRWLNISNENKGITWCSMNACAFESGDITANIIGGADGSPKWIREIQPGSVIYSWALNNHWHTNFRLSQDGKISYKYRVLPHIGAYDVVRSNRFAMEQYRPLIAVQTQKEFRSKNAFSINGSDKIVLSNYQVINKGKSNTIRLLSLSDKEEQVVLQWAIRQPKSIYYYENGKKVKLPNKENQITVPAKGIMALNIEW